The nucleotide window TGCAAGACCGATAACAATGTTAAGGCCTAGTCCAAGCATCACATAGATCAAGGCTGAAATCATGATATTGGTCTGGTACATGGAGAACAGATGGGGGAAGGCAAGGATGAAACATCCCAGCAGTATCATCAAGGGAATAAAGATCTTTTTTTTCTGGGAAATTTTTTGAACAAAAGAGAGTTTATCAATAGCCTCTTTTTTTGCTTTCATGGATTTTTGTTTGATCATGTATCGCCAGAGCATGCTGAAAAAAAAAGAGCCCGCCCCAACAAAGGCCATATTTATCCAGCGCCACTGAACAATATTTTCAACCGTATTGACCCGGATCACCATGATTGGAAATGTCAGAAACATGAACCACAGTGCTGCCAGAATTGATTTTTTTATTTCACTTTTTATTGTCATAATCTATACTTTCTGTGTCTCGGATTTGCCCAGGATTCCCGAAGGTCTCAGTATCAGGATTCCGACAAGAAACAAAAACGCAAACACATCCTCGTAATCACTTGAGATATAGCCTGTAAAAAAGCTTTCCGTCCATCCTAAAACCAATGAGCCGAGAACAGCTCCAGGTATGGAGCCGATGCCTCCGAGAACTGCTGCAACAAATGCCTTGATGCCTGCAATAAATCCCATGTAAAAATTGATCTGCCCGATGTGGGACGCAATTAAAAGACCTCCGATTGCAGCAGTGGCAGAACCCACAACAAATGTGAAGGTGATCACTTTGTTTACATTTATTCCAAGAAGAGATGCCATTGTTTTGTCCTGGGATGTGGCACGCATGGCTTTACCGATTTTCGTGAATTTGATGAGAAAGGTGAGAAAGATCATTACAATAACCGTTGTAATAAAAATAACAAGTTCAGCCGATGTCCAGATATGTGAATAAGGTTCCCAGAATTTAAAATCGGGAATCAGGCTTGGAAACGGCAGAAAGTCTGATGTCTGGGCCAAAAGGACATAGTTCTGGAGGAAAAGCGACATTCCAATGGCACTGATCAGTGCGGAAAGACGCGGTGCATTTGCATCCCTCAGTGGTTTATAAGCAATTTTTTCAATGGTGAAACCGTAGGCACTGGCATATATGATGGATGCTGCTGCAGCAACGATAATAACAGCCAGGCTTGGCATTCCCATCATTGTCAGGACGCTTGCCACAATCAGGCCCGTAAAGGCACCGATCATGTAGATTTCACCATGGGCAAAATTGATAAGCTGTATGATGCCGTATACCATGGTATAGCCCAGGGCTATCAGGGCATAGATGCTGCCCCTGGTCAGTCCGCCAAAAAAAAGGTATGAGAAATAGTCAAAATCCATATTACCTGCTTTGCTTGTTCGACATTATTTTTGCCCACCATTATTTTTGTTCGACAAATGCACCGTCTTGTATCCGGTAAACAGAAAAGCCTATGCCTGTTGCATCACCATTTTCATCAAAGCTGATTTTTCCAAGGGGTGTTTCAACATACTCTGATTTAAGGGCTTTCATGACGGCATCGTAATCTGTACCTCCTGCTTTTTCAATAGCGTTGAGCAAGGCAAGGGTTGCTGCATATGCGGCATCAAAAAATGCGCCGGGATCGGTTCCATAAACGTTCTGATGTTCTTTTTTTGCCGCAATGGCAAGTTCATTGCCGGAAACATCCATGGGGCCTGTGGCAAAAACGCCTTCGGCATATTTGCCTGCAACTTTGATAAAGGTATCGTCTTTTATACCATCTGAGCCCATGAAAAGAGTGTCCATTTTTTTCTTGCGCATAAGTGTTACTATTTTGGATGCTTCAGGATGATAACCGCCCCATACAACAAGTTCGGGTTTGATCTGCCTGACTTTCATGACAATGGCTGAATAGTCTACAGAACCTGGTGTTACGCCTTCGAAAAGAGCCACTTCAATACCTGCCTCTGTAAAATATTTTTGTGCAAGCTCGGCCTGTCCTTTTCCATAATCTCCCTTGTCATGGAGTATGACAATTTTTTTAACCTTAAGAACTTCGGTTGCAAACTTTACCTGAATTTTTGCCTGAACAGCATCGTGGGCAATGGTTCTTAAAAAATTGGGGTATTCACCTGACAAGGTTAAATCAGGATTTGTGGCGGAAGGGGACATGGCAATAATGCCGGCATCTTTGTAAATTCCCATGGCGGATTTGGTTGCGCCGCTGCAGATATGGCCAAGCACAACGTCAACTCCGTCTGAAATAAGTTTTGTGGCCGTATTGCCGGCAACTTCAGGCTTACACACGTCATCTTCCACTAAAAGTTCAACCTGTTTGCCAAGAACTCCGCCATTTTGATTTATTTTGTTTACAACCAGCCTTGCGGCATTTACCGTAGGCAGCCCATAGGATGCAAGATCCCCGCTGTGTGCGCCTGCAACACCCAGCTTGATTGATTCATCAGATTGTTTTTCAGCTTTTTGTATGGGCGTTTTATTTTTCTGTTTGAGTTTTGGAATGGTTTCTGATTCATCCGTGGGTTTTTCGCCACAAGAAAAAAGCAGAAAAATGCATGATAATATTACTAAGCTTAAAGAATGTTTTTTCATCGTTAATTCCCCTTTAGTATGAAATGTTTGTTTCGGACAGCATAGTTACAATTTAACCCCATTCTTTTGACTATAAAAAGAAGGCTTTTCATAGTCAAGGAATTTTATGCCGTAATGTTTGGAGCGGCTAACGGTTTTTTGATTTTTGCCGTCACAGTTTATTTAAGGCGGTTTCCATTCTGTTTAACCCTTTTTCAAGCACAGATTTCGGACATCCGAAATTGAGGCGTACAAACCCTTTTTGTCCAAAAAAACGGCCGTCGGACAGTCCCACACCTGCCTGTTCAAAAAAACGGACAGGATCTTCAAGCCCTGTCTGCCTGACATCAATCCAGGCAAGGTAGGTGGATTCAATAGGGTTGAGTTTGCACCCTTTCATTTTATTGATCCTGGTTTGAACAATGTCCCGGTTTTTTCTCAGGTAGGCAATCAATTGAAAGAGCCAGTCATCACACTCTTTATACGCGGCTGTTGCCGCGAAAAGGCCCAATAGATTTACATGGGGAATCAGGCCTTGTAATCCGGATGTGAATTTTTGTCTTAACCGTTCATCCGGGATGATGGCAAAAGAACAGCCAAGACCCGGAATATTATAAGTTTTGGAAGGTGCCATCAAGGTGATTGTTTGTTGGGCGGCGGTTTGTGATATTGATGCAGTGGGCAGATGGTGCTTGTCATTGTCCAGGACAAAATCACTGTGGATTTCATCTGAACAGATGACAACATCATTGGCAGCGCAAAGCTCCACAAGCTTGTTGATTTCCTGTCGTGTAAAAACAGTTCCACATGGGTTATACGGGCTGCAGAACATAAACAGGCTGGTGTTTTTTTTGAATTTGTTTTCAAGGGCATCAAAATCAAGGGTTGCCCGCTGTTTTATCTCTACCATTGGAACAGTGACAAGTTTTTTTTCGCAGTTTCCAGGGGCATCTAAAAACGGCGGGTATATAGGTGTTGTGGTGACAATCTGATCTTGTGGTTTGCCAATGGTTTTGCAAGAATTGTTCAATGCGCTGACAACACCTGGAATCCATATGATCCACTCTTTTTCAACTTTCCAGTCATAGAGGGATTTTAATCGTTTTATAACTGCACAGTTGAGTTCGTCGGGAACAATCGTATATCCCAAAATTCCATGTTCAATGCTTTGTTGAAGGATTTTTAAAACAGGGGTCGGGACTTTAAAATCCATGTCCGCCACCCACATGGGCAGGATATCCGTGTCTTTGTATTTTTCATATTTCAAAGAAGACGTGCCGCTCCGGTCAATTATTTCATCAAAATTGCAGTTCATCTATTTATCAGGCTCCTTTAAATTCAGTGATTGAAACAGTTCATATTAACACGAAAAAATGGAAATAAAAGGAACGGTTTGTAAGAATTGCCTGAGTTTTTTTTGAGGGTGTAAAAAACAATTGGGAGAAAAATTTAAACTATTGTATGCTGACCTGGAGTTTGCTTTATGGATTTGTTGTTGATCAAGCTCAACAAATTGCCATTTCCCTATTTTTTTGTTGCGATAAACCAATGTTAAATAAAGGTTAAATAATGAATACAAATGAAAAATTAGATATGATCCGGCAATGGATGAAAGATAAAAATTTTGCTGCAATTGTTGTTCCAAGCGATGATCCACATCAGAGTGAATATGTTGCCGAACACTGGCAGGCAAGAAAGTGGCTTACCGGATTTTCAGGCTCTGCCGGAACGGCTGTCATAACACTTGATCATGCTGGTTTGTGGACGGATTTCAGATACTATATCCAGGCTGAACAACAGATCGCAGGATCACGGTTCAAGCTGTATAAAGCGGGAGAACCGGATGTTGCGACCTTTCAAAAATGGCTGATTGATACGCTCAAGCCAAAAGATACCATTGGTATGGATGGGAACGTGTTCAGCACAGCCAATGTGAAAAAGTATGAAAAAAAATTTAAAGCCAAAGGCCTTTTGCTGGATACAAAAATGGATATTATAAGGGAACTATGGACTAACAGGCCTGCCATGCCAATGTCACAGGCCTTTTGTCTGTCGGAAAAATATGCCGGAGAAAACAGACAGGATAAAATCAGGCAAATTCGGAACCGGATGGATACCCTGGGTGCAGGCTACCATTTGACGGCAACCCTTGATGATATTGCCTGGACCTTGAATCTTAGGGGAAAAGATGTTCATACAAATCCTGTAAATATTGCGTTTTTATTGATTGGACCTGACAAGGTGTCTTTGTTTGTCAACAAGAAAAAAATAAGTGCTGCGCTTGAACAGGAGTTGAAACATGATGGTGTTCACCT belongs to Desulfobacula toluolica Tol2 and includes:
- a CDS encoding branched-chain amino acid ABC transporter permease gives rise to the protein MDFDYFSYLFFGGLTRGSIYALIALGYTMVYGIIQLINFAHGEIYMIGAFTGLIVASVLTMMGMPSLAVIIVAAAASIIYASAYGFTIEKIAYKPLRDANAPRLSALISAIGMSLFLQNYVLLAQTSDFLPFPSLIPDFKFWEPYSHIWTSAELVIFITTVIVMIFLTFLIKFTKIGKAMRATSQDKTMASLLGINVNKVITFTFVVGSATAAIGGLLIASHIGQINFYMGFIAGIKAFVAAVLGGIGSIPGAVLGSLVLGWTESFFTGYISSDYEDVFAFLFLVGILILRPSGILGKSETQKV
- a CDS encoding branched-chain amino acid ABC transporter substrate-binding protein, yielding MKKHSLSLVILSCIFLLFSCGEKPTDESETIPKLKQKNKTPIQKAEKQSDESIKLGVAGAHSGDLASYGLPTVNAARLVVNKINQNGGVLGKQVELLVEDDVCKPEVAGNTATKLISDGVDVVLGHICSGATKSAMGIYKDAGIIAMSPSATNPDLTLSGEYPNFLRTIAHDAVQAKIQVKFATEVLKVKKIVILHDKGDYGKGQAELAQKYFTEAGIEVALFEGVTPGSVDYSAIVMKVRQIKPELVVWGGYHPEASKIVTLMRKKKMDTLFMGSDGIKDDTFIKVAGKYAEGVFATGPMDVSGNELAIAAKKEHQNVYGTDPGAFFDAAYAATLALLNAIEKAGGTDYDAVMKALKSEYVETPLGKISFDENGDATGIGFSVYRIQDGAFVEQK
- a CDS encoding MalY/PatB family protein, encoding MNCNFDEIIDRSGTSSLKYEKYKDTDILPMWVADMDFKVPTPVLKILQQSIEHGILGYTIVPDELNCAVIKRLKSLYDWKVEKEWIIWIPGVVSALNNSCKTIGKPQDQIVTTTPIYPPFLDAPGNCEKKLVTVPMVEIKQRATLDFDALENKFKKNTSLFMFCSPYNPCGTVFTRQEINKLVELCAANDVVICSDEIHSDFVLDNDKHHLPTASISQTAAQQTITLMAPSKTYNIPGLGCSFAIIPDERLRQKFTSGLQGLIPHVNLLGLFAATAAYKECDDWLFQLIAYLRKNRDIVQTRINKMKGCKLNPIESTYLAWIDVRQTGLEDPVRFFEQAGVGLSDGRFFGQKGFVRLNFGCPKSVLEKGLNRMETALNKL